The genomic stretch GAGCGCCTGTCGGCGATTGGCGAGGTAGCGGCATCCGTGGCGCACGAGATCCGCAATCCCTTGACGGCCATCGGCGGTTTTGCGCGCACGGTGTATTCTTCTTTAGGCGACAATGACAAAAATCGCCGCAAACTGGAGATTATTCTCGAGGAGACAGACCGGCTCGAGCATATGTTGTCTTCGCTGCTGGAGTTTACCCGGCCCGCGGTGCCGCGTTTTACCGAACTGGATTTGAATGCGCTCGTCATGCAGACGGTCCATTTCATGGGGCAGGAGATCAATCCCAATTCGGTGCATGTGGCCTATAAGCTTGATCCGCAGATTCCACGTGTGTGGGCCGACGGGCAGCAGATCCGGCAGGTGTTATTGAACGTGGTCCGCAATGCGTTGCAGGAGATGCCGCGCGGCGGAACGATGACCTTCGAATCGAGCGAATCGGACGGTGAAGTGCAAGTTGCGGTGCACGATACGGGACCGGGAATCACACCGGACATATTGGACAAAATATTCGAAGCATTCTTTACTACAAAGCCTTCGGGCTCTGGTTTGGGCTTGGCCATATGCTCGCAGATCATGCGTAACCATAATGGACGTCTTGAGGCATATTCACGCGCAGGAGAAGGAGCGACCTTTGTGCTGACGCTGCCAGTGGCGCAAAAAGGTCTTGATTCTTACTGATTTCGGGTGTATATTGGGGCGATTTTATAGCAAGCTTAACCATGAGGTGTTACATGCTGAAGAGCAGTACCCGCACATTGCTGGTTCTGATCTTGATGGCTGCCATCGCCGGTTGTGCCAAGGGCCCGTCCCAGGAACAACTGTTTGAGAAGGCGAAGAAGGCTCAGGAAGAAAGCAACTTCCCCTCCGCGATTCAGGCTTATCAGGAAATCGTCAAGCGCTACCCCAAGTCACCCCAAGCGGCCCAGTGTCAATTCATGGTCGGGTATCTTTATGCTAACCACATGAAGAATATGGACATGGCCAAGCAAGCGTATCAGACGTTTTTGCATAACTACCCTGAAGACGCGCTGGTCAAGGATGCTCAGTGGGAATTGGACCATTTGGGTAAAGATGTCAACGAGATCGACGAACTGAACAAGATCCTCGCCAAGGACAGTACGCTTGCGAAGTCAGATTCCACCCGGTAGGTCTTGAAGTTTACTCAATTGCTCGGATTAGATCCCCTATCGGGGATCTATTTTTTGGGACTCGGAACTTTGCGGGATGTTTCTTTGTATACCGTTCGAGTCTAACCTACATAGTAACGCACGGAACAAGCTTCAGCGGAGGCAAATGGATCAGGACATTCGAGAGATCACCATACGGATCGAACGCGAATCGGAACTGGCCGACCGTATTTTGGCGGAAACGGGGAAAGTCCTTTACGGCCAGCGCTATATGATGGAACGTCTGCTTATCGGGCTGTTTGCCGGGGGGCACGTGCTGCTCGAAGGTGTTCCCGGACTTGCAAAGACTCTGGCGGTCAAGACTCTCGCCGCCACCATGCAGGCGAAATTTCAGCGCATCCAGTTTACTCCGGACCTTCTGCCTGCCGACCTGGTGGGCACGCTGGTATACAACCAGAAGGACAGCAACTTCACCACCCGCAAGGGACCGATTTTCGCCAATTTTGTCTTAGCAGACGAGATCAACCGCGCGCCCGCCAAGGTGCAGTCCGCTCTGCTCGAAGCCATGCAGGAGCGGCAGGTCACGATCGGGGACGCCACCTATCCGCTGCCGGATCCTTTTCTTGTCTTAGCTACGCAGAATCCGATTGAGCAGGAAGGAACCTATCCGCTGCCCGAAGCGCAGGTGGACCGGTTCATGCTCAAAATCAAGATCGATTACCCGCGCCGGGAAGATGAAGTGAAGATCATGCGGGCGTATTCGCAGGCGGAAGTCCCCACTGTGAACGCTGTGGTGTCGCCCGACGAAATCCACCGCATCCGCAAGTTGGTGGAAGGGATCTATGTAGATCCCAAGATCGAAACCTATGTGCTGGACATGGTCTTTGCCACGCGGCAGCCGGAAACGCACAAGCTGCTTGATCTCAAGCCGCTGATTCAGTACGGGGCATCGCCTCGCGCCTCTATCTATCTATTGAAGGCCGCGCGGGCGCATGCTTTCCTGCGCCGCCGCGGGTATGTGGTGCCTGAGGACATTCGCGCCGTGGGGCTCGACGTCCTGCGTCATCGCGTGACGGTCACCTATGAAGCTGAAGCGGAGAATATCTCCTCCGAAGACATCGTCAATAAGATTTTTAACACCATCGAAGTACCCTGAGTTCTTGCCTTGGAAACGCGTGAGATCCTGAAGAAGGTCCGGCAGATCGAGATCAAGACCCGCGGGGTCGTGAACGAGATCATGTCCGGAGAGTACCATGCGGTATTCAAAGGCCGAGGCATGAACTTCGCCGAGGTGCGTGAATACCAGATGGGAGATGACGTGCGCGCCATTGACTGGAATGTCTCGGCGCGCATGGGGCATCCGTATATCAAGCTTTTCGAAGAAGAGCGCGAGTTGCTTGTCATGCTGCTCTGCGACGTGTCCAGCAGTTCCAACTTCGGCTCGGGCGACAGCATGAAGGTGGAGATGGCCACGGAAATGGCGGCGGTGCTGGCCTTTTCGGCGATCAAGAACAATGACAAGGTCGGTCTGCTGCTCTTTACGGACAAGATCGAGAAGTTCATCGCGCCGCGCAAAGGCCGGAGTCACATCCTGCGGATTCTGCGCGAGTTGATTACCTTCGAGCCCCAGCGGCAGGGAACGGATATCAAAGGCGCGCTGGAATATATGAACTCCGTCATCAAGAAGAAGGCCATTACCTTTTTGATTTCGGATTTCATCGATGAGGACTATCAGAAGGCGCTGCGGATTGTAGGACGGAAGCATGATGTGACGGCGGTGCACGTGACCGACCCGCGCGAGTATCTGCTGCCGGACGTGGGGCTGGTGCGGCTGCATGACGCGGAGAACGGATCCCCTATGTGGGTGGATACCTCCTCGGCGCGGGTGCGCAAGCAGCTTGAAACGCGGTTCCGCACGTGGCAGGCGTCGGTGAAGTCACAGTGCCAGAAATCCGGTGTGGACTATCTGCCCTTGAGCACCGGTCAGGACTATGTGAAACCCTTGATTCAATTCTTCAGAAGACGGGAGCAGCGACGATAATATGCGCGCAGCCCTCGTCTTTCTCATTTTAGCGGTCTTGTCCACGGCGGCTGTCTCGGCGGAAGTGGCGGCGACGCTGGCTCCGCAAATGGCGCATGTGGGCGATACGCTGCGGCTCGAACTGCGTTTGAACGGTGCGGGCGGGCGCACGGTGCAATTCCCCCGGAGGCTTGAGGACAAGGTCAGTGTGCTGAAGGTGGATTCCTCGCGGCTGACTTCGCAGGCGACTATCGGTTACACCATTGCTCTGTACGACACCGGACATTTCACCCTCTCGGATTATCCTGTGGTGCTGGGACGCGGTGCGGCGGCGGAGACGCTGTACACTCCGGCGGTGTCGGTGGCGATTACACCGGTGACACCGGATACGGCGGCGGCGATCCGGCCCAATAAGCCGTACCGGGAGCATCCTTTCCAGTGGCGAGAATTGTTGGGTTACTGGTGGCTTCCCGCCGGGATTGCTATTGCCTTTGCGGCGTGGTGGATCTGGCGCAAATTCTTCTCGCGGAAGGCCAAGGAAGAGGCCGCGGCGGCGATACCGCTCTTGCCACCTCACGATGAAGCCGTGCGCAGCCTGATTGAACTCAAAAGCAAGAACTATCCGGCGCGCGGCATGCTCAAAGAGTTTTTCAGCGAATACTCCCTGATTATGCGACGCTATCTGGAACGGCGCTACGAATTCCCGGCGCTGGAGATGACCACCTTCGATCTGGCGCGGCACTTGGAAGAGTCTTCCCTGCCCGACGCTCTCGAACAGAGACTGCTGCCTGTGCTGCGGGAAGCGGATCTGGTGAAGTTTGCCAAGCATGTACCGGATTTCCGGATGTGTGAAGCGCACATCGACTCCGGATTCGAATTGGTAGACCTCACCAAAGAGCGCCCGCAACCGGAACTGGCGGAGGAGAAGGCCGCATGACCTTTGCCCATCCGCAATTCCTGTGGGGACTGCTCATCCTGCCGGTGCTCATCTACTTCCATTTTTTCCGGGAAGGCCAGCGCCGCAGCGACTTCCGTTACCCGACTCTGACTCATTTGAAGGGGCTCTCGGGAGGCCGCACGTGGATGCGGCATCTGCCGTTCGTGCTCAGGCTGCTGGGGATTGGCTTCCTTTGTGTGGTGATGGCCAGGCCGCAGGCCTTCGGCAGGGAAACCCGGAGCAATGTGGAGGGCATCGACATCATTCTATGCCTGGACACATCGGGGTCCATGGCGGCGGAGGACTTAAAGCCCAGCCGCATCGAGGCCGCAAAGAATGTGGCGGCAGATTTTGTCAAAGGCCGTGTGTCTGATCGCATCGGCATCGTGCCGTTTGCGGCACAGAGCTTTACGCAATGCCCGCTGACAACGGACTATTCGATTCTGGTCAGCCTTATCGGCGATTTGCGGCTGGGAATGGTGGAGGACGGCACGGCCATCGGCATGGCGTTGGCGACGTCTCTTAACCGGCTGCGCGAGTCCAAGGCCAAGAGCCGGGTGATCATCCTTCTGACGGACGGCCAGAACAATCGCGGCGAGATCGACCCGGTGACGGCGGCGCAAGCGGCCAAGGCGCTGGGGATTCGCATTTATGCGGTGGGCGTGGGCACGCGAGGCTATGCGCCGTTTCCGGTGCAGGATATTTTCGGCAAGCATTACCAGAACATGCCGGTGGATATTGACGAGGACATGCTGAAGCAGGTCGCCAGCCTGACCGGTGGCAAATATTTCCGGGCAACGGATGAGAAGAAGCTGGCCGATATCTATAAGGAGATCGATAAGCTGGAGCGTACACGCGTGGACGTGGAGGAGTACCGCCGGGTGGCGGAACTTTACAATCCGTGGCTGTGGGCGGCGCTGCTGTGTCTGTCTCTGGAGTTTCTGCTATCGGCCACTCTGCTGAGGAAGCTGCCATGATCCGCTTCGACCATCCGTGGATGTTGTGGCTGCTGCTT from bacterium encodes the following:
- a CDS encoding VWA domain-containing protein produces the protein MTFAHPQFLWGLLILPVLIYFHFFREGQRRSDFRYPTLTHLKGLSGGRTWMRHLPFVLRLLGIGFLCVVMARPQAFGRETRSNVEGIDIILCLDTSGSMAAEDLKPSRIEAAKNVAADFVKGRVSDRIGIVPFAAQSFTQCPLTTDYSILVSLIGDLRLGMVEDGTAIGMALATSLNRLRESKAKSRVIILLTDGQNNRGEIDPVTAAQAAKALGIRIYAVGVGTRGYAPFPVQDIFGKHYQNMPVDIDEDMLKQVASLTGGKYFRATDEKKLADIYKEIDKLERTRVDVEEYRRVAELYNPWLWAALLCLSLEFLLSATLLRKLP
- a CDS encoding MoxR family ATPase, with product MDQDIREITIRIERESELADRILAETGKVLYGQRYMMERLLIGLFAGGHVLLEGVPGLAKTLAVKTLAATMQAKFQRIQFTPDLLPADLVGTLVYNQKDSNFTTRKGPIFANFVLADEINRAPAKVQSALLEAMQERQVTIGDATYPLPDPFLVLATQNPIEQEGTYPLPEAQVDRFMLKIKIDYPRREDEVKIMRAYSQAEVPTVNAVVSPDEIHRIRKLVEGIYVDPKIETYVLDMVFATRQPETHKLLDLKPLIQYGASPRASIYLLKAARAHAFLRRRGYVVPEDIRAVGLDVLRHRVTVTYEAEAENISSEDIVNKIFNTIEVP
- a CDS encoding DUF58 domain-containing protein — its product is METREILKKVRQIEIKTRGVVNEIMSGEYHAVFKGRGMNFAEVREYQMGDDVRAIDWNVSARMGHPYIKLFEEERELLVMLLCDVSSSSNFGSGDSMKVEMATEMAAVLAFSAIKNNDKVGLLLFTDKIEKFIAPRKGRSHILRILRELITFEPQRQGTDIKGALEYMNSVIKKKAITFLISDFIDEDYQKALRIVGRKHDVTAVHVTDPREYLLPDVGLVRLHDAENGSPMWVDTSSARVRKQLETRFRTWQASVKSQCQKSGVDYLPLSTGQDYVKPLIQFFRRREQRR
- a CDS encoding tetratricopeptide repeat protein, giving the protein MLKSSTRTLLVLILMAAIAGCAKGPSQEQLFEKAKKAQEESNFPSAIQAYQEIVKRYPKSPQAAQCQFMVGYLYANHMKNMDMAKQAYQTFLHNYPEDALVKDAQWELDHLGKDVNEIDELNKILAKDSTLAKSDSTR